The Eremothecium cymbalariae DBVPG#7215 chromosome 1, complete sequence DNA segment GGATCACTTGAAGTTACccaaaaatttgaagatcGATAAAAATGCCCTGGAACTGTCAGCTGATGAAGACGAGTTGAAAAACGGTCCCATTAAGCTGGACCCCAGGACAGAGAAGTTATCCAAATTTTTAGACGATGATGTGTTTCAAAAGTTCCAAGAGGTTGTAGGGTATAATCCTCTGCAAGTATTACGCTATAACTATGGCGGCAAGCCTTTATACTATGCTCGGACTGCaaaaaagtttgaagatgTAGTAGCTGCACCAAGTGCTAACCCATCTTCACGCAGAATATATGAGATGCAGTTGATGCCCAAGATGATAATGGACTTGGAAGACGAGATATCAATAGAAAGCGGGATGGAATGGGGGACGATTATGATCTTCACTGATGTTGAGAATTATGTCACTGAGTTTGATAAAAACAACGTTGGGTACATGGAAGAATCAGTTGTAGTACAATGGGAAACAAGTTAAGTaaaatatctatatatatataaaacgaaaaaaatcaactaAATACAAGTAACgcaaaaaataaaaattaatacTAAAACTATTTACAGGAAAGTTATTCCTTTCTTTTCTTACTATTCACAGATATCTTTGGACTTTGATTTTCTCATAAGCTATTATTTTATCACCAGGTTCATaaccttcaaaattattttcaaaagttatGCCGCATTCTTTACCTTTGGTTACTTCTGCAGGGCTTTCTTTACCTTGCCGTAGGGTCGCCAGTTTACCATCAAAAATGACTTCGTCTTCAGCTCCACGAAGTACCTTTACAAGAGAATTTCTTGAAATCTTTCCGTTAGTAACTTTGCACCCAGCAATACGAATGCTTTTCTGCTTTAaacagaagttgaaaatttcaCGCACTTCTGCGGTAGCAATCTGTTTACAATCGTATATTGGCATCATGTTTTCAATTAAAGTTTCGGTAACACTTTCAATTAACTTGTAGATGACATCAAATTGGCGCACTTCCactttttctttattgtTCAGAACATCATTTGGTAGATTGCCCAAACTGAAACAGAGGATAATGCTATTCGACACACGAGCCAATCTTAAGTCACTTTCTGTAGGCATTCCTACTGATGAATCCACTATATTAcaaacaacttcttcatttcCTAAATGCCCTATACTTTCACGAATAGCCTCAACCGAACCTGAAACGTCTGCCTTAAGAATGAAATTAACCTTCGTGGGGCCCTTACATTCCGGAGAATCTACTTCGCCTCTCTCCTTATCATCGTAATTGTTTTTTTCCGCCAATTCTTTGGTTTGTGTCCGTTCGttattcaatttttcaaccGTAGTAGCTTCTTTTTCTAGTTTTACCAAATTCAGTCTCTTAGTTACAAACTTTTTTGCAGTTGCTTCAGTTGAAACTTGAATTACTTCGTCTCCAGCACTTGGAAGTTCCTTCCATCCACTGACCTTAACGGCTTGGGCAGGACAAGCATTTTGAATAGGATTCCGATGCTCATCCAAAATTGCTCTAACTTTACAATAAGTATTTCCGCATATTAATATGTTGCCTTTTTGCAACTCACCCTTCCTGATCAGGACCGTGGCAACATTTCCAAGAGCTTTCTGAACTTCACTCTCCA contains these protein-coding regions:
- the IFM1 gene encoding translation initiation factor 2 (similar to Ashbya gossypii AEL034W) — translated: MLNFCPTAVMGPRLLASSLRSSIWFKCPVRAYSKGKFVSSKNKKNKMQTLKPLNFVIPNYTSVNNLANMLNIKLDKLVKDLKDLGFTNARTDFILSKDYIQLILQEYNYDVPSSSGSSTNSGNVYNALKVSLNPRNLAERPPVVTIMGHVDHGKTTILDYLRNSSLVDKESGGITQHIGAFQVVTPVSKRKITFLDTPGHAAFLKMRQRGANITDIIVLVISVEDSIMPQTIEAIKHVKKSGNELIVAITKIDKLSSQKKKDEAITRVTNDLLSHEIEVESIGGSVQVVSVSGKTGENMDLLEECIIALSDSMDLKAEYGRSTMIEGWILESEVQKALGNVATVLIRKGELQKGNILICGNTYCKVRAILDEHRNPIQNACPAQAVKVSGWKELPSAGDEVIQVSTEATAKKFVTKRLNLVKLEKEATTVEKLNNERTQTKELAEKNNYDDKERGEVDSPECKGPTKVNFILKADVSGSVEAIRESIGHLGNEEVVCNIVDSSVGMPTESDLRLARVSNSIILCFSLGNLPNDVLNNKEKVEVRQFDVIYKLIESVTETLIENMMPIYDCKQIATAEVREIFNFCLKQKSIRIAGCKVTNGKISRNSLVKVLRGAEDEVIFDGKLATLRQGKESPAEVTKGKECGITFENNFEGYEPGDKIIAYEKIKVQRYL